Proteins found in one Quercus robur chromosome 2, dhQueRobu3.1, whole genome shotgun sequence genomic segment:
- the LOC126699846 gene encoding uncharacterized mitochondrial protein AtMg00310-like, translating into MSCFKIPDSLCDEMTSMIQNFWWGRKRDERKMAWLSWEKLCEPKEVGGIGFRELKQFNLALLAKQGWLLQTKRDSLVYRVYKARYFPQTDFVHASVGHNPSYAWRSTMAA; encoded by the coding sequence ATGAGTTGCTTTAAAATCCCTGACTCTCTATGTGATGAGATGACTAGTATGATCCAAAACTTTTGGTGGGGTAGAAAGCGAGATGAGAGGAAAATGGCTTGGCTTAGTTGGGAAAAACTTTGTGAGCCTAAAGAAGTGGGTGGTATAGGTTTTCGAGAGTTGAAACAATTCAATCTTGCTTTGCTTGCTAAACAGGGATGGCTGTTGCAAACTAAGAGGGATTCCCTAGTGTACCGAGTTTACAAAGCTAGATACTTTCCCCAAACTGATTTTGTTCATGCCTCTGTTGGTCATAATCCTTCATATGCTTGGAGGAGTACTATGGCGGCTTAA